Within Actinobaculum sp. 313, the genomic segment GGCGTGCAGGCGCTCGCCGCTCAGATGTCGCAACCCCGAGAATATGTAGGCGATCCACCCCAGGCTGCGTTTGAGCCGTGCATTGGTGTCGCTCATGACCTTGGCGTCGAATCCGATACCCGAAATGACGACGAAGGGAACTGTGCCCTCGAAAGGTACAGCATCGGGTACAGAAGCGGTGAGTTGTGCACGTTCCTCCTGGCTCATGACAGGTGCATTCATCCACCCGATATCGATACGGCGAGTGCGCCCGGTGATCGCAACAGATGCCATATTGCGTTCGGAATCGAGCGGTATTCCGAGATTGCGCGCCAATAGGTTACCGGTGCCGATGGGCATGATGCCCAAGGGGACGCCGGTGCCCGCCAATGCGCCGGCTACTTGACGCACAGTGCCGTCGCCACCGGCTGCAATGACGACGCTCGGATTCAGATCGAGGGCCCTTCGTGCCTGCCCGCCGCCCGCGTCCTGAGCGGTGGTAGGTATCCAGACGGGTTCACCCAGGCCGGCGTCCCCGGCAGTCTGAATGATGATCTCACGAAGGTCATGCAGGTCGTTCGCGCGCAGCGGGTTGTATATGACGACGACGGGTCCCGTTTTGCGGTGTGGAGCATGGCCGTTGCCCGATTGTAACTCGGCGACAGTGTGCTCCAAAGCGCGCAGCCGTGCACGGTCTACTCGCATTGCTTTCCGCATGATCGTAACCAGCGTTGCGAGAATAACCGCCAGTGCCAGCGCGATGATCGAGATCCAAAGCGTGACCATGGAAGTACCTTATCGAACCCATCCGTTCGGTTGGAACTGTGACCGCTACCCGCAGCCGACCAGCGCAGTCCGCCAGGAGCCGAAGGGCGCGTGGTATGAGTAGGTGGGGTAGTCACCAGAAGTTGAAGTGGGGATGCTGGGGGC encodes:
- a CDS encoding diacylglycerol kinase family protein, producing MVTLWISIIALALAVILATLVTIMRKAMRVDRARLRALEHTVAELQSGNGHAPHRKTGPVVVIYNPLRANDLHDLREIIIQTAGDAGLGEPVWIPTTAQDAGGGQARRALDLNPSVVIAAGGDGTVRQVAGALAGTGVPLGIMPIGTGNLLARNLGIPLDSERNMASVAITGRTRRIDIGWMNAPVMSQEERAQLTASVPDAVPFEGTVPFVVISGIGFDAKVMSDTNARLKRSLGWIAYIFSGLRHLSGERLHATIITGRDGTPGADTSSYADDTGVQTEARSIMFANCGRLPGGFVVAPEARVDDGWLDIAVMNTRGGLIGWGDLVRRAGTQSVGETRGALPEAGNIKLRRTRHVTVTTSRPEQVEADGDLLGFARHVSAWVEEGALAVRVM